A window of Gemmatimonadota bacterium contains these coding sequences:
- a CDS encoding sigma-70 family RNA polymerase sigma factor produces MTAIALPLPWAHSARPFVTERPSDERDLVLAAQRGVHEAFSELVRRHQRRAYVVARAIVINHEDAEDAVQEAFLHAYKAIDRFLPDQAFGAWLHRIVANAALDVTRRRKVRDADELPETVASPFRDPAESSELRTRLKQALETLPVRQRSVIVLHDVEGFKHAEIGRMLDIPEGTARSDLHYARSHLRRILGEVRSGL; encoded by the coding sequence ATGACCGCCATCGCCCTGCCACTGCCGTGGGCGCATTCCGCCCGACCGTTCGTGACTGAGCGGCCGTCCGACGAGCGCGACCTCGTGCTCGCCGCCCAGCGCGGCGTCCACGAGGCCTTCTCGGAGCTCGTGCGACGGCACCAGCGGCGCGCGTACGTGGTCGCGCGCGCCATCGTGATCAATCACGAGGATGCGGAGGATGCGGTCCAGGAGGCATTTCTGCACGCGTACAAGGCGATCGACCGGTTCCTGCCGGACCAGGCCTTCGGGGCGTGGCTCCACCGGATCGTCGCCAACGCCGCGCTCGACGTCACGCGCCGCCGCAAGGTGCGCGACGCCGACGAACTCCCCGAGACGGTCGCCTCGCCGTTCCGGGACCCGGCCGAGTCCAGCGAACTGCGGACGAGACTGAAGCAGGCGCTCGAGACGCTCCCCGTGCGGCAACGCTCGGTGATCGTGCTGCACGATGTGGAAGGCTTCAAACATGCGGAGATCGGACGGATGCTCGACATCCCCGAGGGCACGGCCCGGTCCGATCTCCATTACGCCCGATCCCACCTGCGCCGCATCCTCGGCGAGGTGAGGAGTGGACTATGA
- a CDS encoding TolC family protein — MQARNQIRSTAAAVRTRYGAFLPTLSFGGGAQTQQGQRYSVDLDSIIRQDAPWRANHSLSSNLDLFSGGRRYFDLMTARANVDAAEATEVSQSFAIARDVKQQYFAVLAAREQQAAAKVQLEQAQQQLRAAVARVAAGAATMSDSLRSIIQVGNARLATLNADNALATANATLSRLVGSDAIVTASASDTATVASISMTDAQLFDLVEQGPAVKQSQAQVAAAKQGKRSALSPYLPTLSMGLSQSFTATEDGFGFLGDGRNKNLSTNLRLSFPLFNGLSREQQVVTARIAEENAEANLRDARLNARQQMVTQLGAFRTAEARVEIQRQSVVAGEEDLRVQQERYNLGAGTLLDLMTSQSTLITARQALIQARLDARTAKAQLEALVGRDL; from the coding sequence GTGCAGGCACGCAACCAGATCCGTTCCACCGCCGCCGCCGTCCGCACGCGGTATGGCGCGTTCCTGCCCACCCTCTCGTTCGGCGGCGGCGCGCAGACGCAGCAGGGCCAGCGCTACTCGGTCGACCTCGACTCGATCATCCGCCAGGACGCGCCCTGGCGCGCGAATCACAGCTTGAGCTCCAATCTCGACCTCTTCTCCGGCGGCCGCCGCTACTTCGATCTCATGACGGCGCGCGCGAACGTCGACGCCGCCGAGGCGACCGAGGTCTCGCAGTCGTTCGCCATCGCCCGCGACGTGAAGCAGCAGTACTTCGCCGTGCTCGCCGCGCGCGAACAGCAGGCCGCGGCCAAGGTCCAGCTCGAGCAGGCGCAGCAGCAGCTGCGCGCGGCCGTCGCGCGCGTCGCCGCCGGCGCGGCCACCATGTCCGACTCGCTCCGCTCCATCATCCAGGTCGGCAACGCACGCCTCGCCACGCTCAACGCTGACAACGCACTCGCGACCGCCAACGCCACGCTCTCTCGGCTCGTCGGGTCCGATGCCATCGTCACCGCCTCGGCGTCCGACACGGCGACCGTGGCGAGCATCTCCATGACCGACGCCCAGCTCTTCGACCTTGTCGAGCAGGGCCCGGCGGTGAAGCAATCGCAGGCGCAAGTCGCCGCCGCCAAGCAGGGCAAGCGCTCGGCACTCTCGCCCTACCTGCCGACCCTCTCGATGGGTCTGTCGCAGTCGTTCACCGCCACCGAGGACGGCTTCGGGTTCCTCGGTGACGGCCGCAACAAGAACCTGTCGACCAACCTGCGCCTGAGCTTCCCCCTCTTCAATGGTCTTTCGCGGGAGCAGCAGGTCGTCACCGCACGGATCGCCGAGGAGAACGCCGAGGCCAATCTGCGCGACGCCCGACTGAACGCGCGCCAGCAGATGGTCACGCAGCTGGGCGCCTTCCGCACCGCCGAGGCGCGTGTCGAGATCCAGCGGCAGTCGGTGGTCGCCGGTGAGGAGGACCTGCGCGTCCAGCAGGAGCGCTACAACCTCGGCGCCGGCACGCTGCTCGACCTCATGACCTCGCAGAGCACGCTCATCACCGCGCGGCAGGCGCTCATCCAGGCCCGCCTCGATGCCCGTACCGCCAAGGCGCAGCTCGAGGCGCTCGTCGGCCGGGATCTCTAG
- a CDS encoding efflux RND transporter periplasmic adaptor subunit, with the protein MTRKFLTLLPLVALVALTVDCAGKKETTLTIRTAPVERRTIVVQAEATGVIEPINVVEVKSRSSGQVIEMPIETGTLVRPGDLIVQLDTRDVQNQYDQAKADLDAATKRLEVAELQKKRSDDLFAGKIITAQENETANLDYTNAATAIVRTRAALDLAQQRLDDARVTAPVLGTIIGKPVALGQVIQSGTSTAGGGTTIVTMADLTKVRARALVNETDIGQVRPGMEATVTVDAFPDRPFRGTVEKIEPQAVVQQNVTMFPVLVSLENRDGLLMPGMNGEVAIVAERRENVLAIPNESIRSVREAAQAATILGLNADSVQAQIRAAMGGGAGGFGGGMGGGRPGAGGNNTMGANGARARQVPVSTPGFVDLVPQQGGQAGPGGRGGFGGQLPDVTDAQCKAVETARAAKPAAAKKVDDLSAKMRDPNADRQTLMADLRAAYTELGVDMNVVRACRARTGSAGAPGAGAQGTAPTSAAAGASGARPAGATGRSSQGTASRTVTRTGLVFIKKGETWEPRVVRLGTADYDYTEVVSGLEEGDEVALLSAAALQMQRQENNDRFKAMTGGASPLGGGAGGAGGARPPGR; encoded by the coding sequence GTGACCCGCAAGTTCCTGACGCTCCTTCCCCTCGTCGCGCTCGTCGCCTTGACGGTCGACTGTGCCGGCAAGAAGGAGACGACGCTCACCATCCGCACCGCGCCCGTCGAGCGCCGCACGATCGTCGTGCAGGCCGAGGCGACCGGCGTCATCGAGCCGATCAACGTCGTCGAGGTGAAGTCCCGCTCGTCGGGACAGGTCATCGAGATGCCGATCGAGACCGGCACGCTCGTCCGGCCGGGCGACCTCATCGTCCAGCTCGATACGCGCGACGTGCAGAACCAGTACGACCAGGCGAAGGCCGACCTCGACGCGGCGACGAAGCGCCTTGAAGTGGCCGAGCTCCAGAAGAAGCGCTCGGACGACCTCTTCGCGGGGAAGATCATCACGGCGCAGGAGAACGAGACGGCGAACCTCGACTACACGAACGCCGCCACGGCGATCGTGCGGACGCGCGCCGCGCTCGATCTCGCGCAGCAGCGCCTCGACGATGCGCGTGTCACCGCGCCCGTCCTCGGCACCATCATCGGCAAGCCCGTCGCGCTCGGACAGGTCATCCAGTCCGGGACCAGCACCGCGGGCGGCGGCACGACGATCGTCACCATGGCGGATCTCACCAAGGTCCGCGCCCGCGCCCTCGTCAACGAGACCGATATCGGCCAGGTGCGCCCGGGCATGGAAGCGACCGTCACGGTCGACGCCTTCCCGGATCGTCCCTTCCGCGGCACGGTCGAGAAGATCGAGCCGCAGGCCGTCGTCCAGCAGAACGTCACGATGTTCCCCGTCCTCGTCTCGCTCGAGAATCGCGACGGCCTCCTCATGCCGGGCATGAACGGCGAGGTGGCGATCGTCGCCGAACGGCGCGAGAACGTGCTCGCGATCCCGAACGAGTCCATCCGGTCCGTGCGTGAGGCAGCGCAGGCCGCGACGATCCTCGGCCTCAACGCCGACAGCGTGCAGGCGCAGATCCGCGCCGCGATGGGCGGTGGCGCCGGCGGCTTCGGCGGCGGCATGGGCGGTGGCCGGCCGGGTGCGGGCGGCAACAACACCATGGGCGCCAACGGCGCGCGCGCGCGTCAGGTGCCGGTCTCCACGCCGGGCTTCGTCGACCTCGTTCCCCAGCAGGGTGGGCAGGCCGGACCGGGCGGGCGTGGCGGCTTCGGCGGCCAGCTCCCCGACGTCACCGACGCGCAGTGCAAGGCGGTCGAGACCGCCCGCGCCGCCAAGCCGGCCGCGGCCAAGAAGGTCGATGACCTCTCGGCCAAGATGCGCGACCCCAACGCCGACCGGCAGACGCTCATGGCCGATCTCCGAGCGGCCTACACGGAGCTCGGCGTCGACATGAACGTCGTGCGCGCCTGCCGCGCGCGGACCGGCAGCGCCGGAGCGCCCGGTGCCGGTGCACAGGGTACCGCGCCGACCAGCGCCGCCGCCGGCGCCAGCGGTGCACGCCCGGCGGGCGCGACGGGCCGCTCCTCGCAGGGTACCGCGAGCCGCACGGTCACGCGCACCGGCCTCGTCTTCATCAAGAAGGGCGAGACATGGGAGCCGCGCGTCGTCCGCCTCGGCACCGCCGACTACGACTACACCGAGGTCGTGAGCGGTCTGGAGGAAGGCGACGAGGTGGCGCTGCTGAGCGCGGCCGCGCTCCAGATGCAGCGGCAGGAGAACAACGACCGCTTCAAGGCCATGACGGGCGGGGCCAGCCCTCTCGGCGGCGGGGCCGGCGGCGCCGGCGGCGCCCGCCCGCCGGGACGGTAA
- a CDS encoding ABC transporter permease, whose product MLFGETIRVALGALRANKLRSMLTMLGIVIGVSAVIAVVALGRGAQQAVNDRISSLGTTLLTVSPGQARSGGVMSFDVRSRLLLEDADALVERGTEIAAVQPEISSNLQVQYLNKNTGTQIVGTTANYPEVRKYEIEFGRFFSNAEDMGRQRLAVVGPTVVTNLGLQSGTALVGENIRIRGIQFTVVGVYKSKGQASPFNNPDDQVLIPIQTARFRVMGNNRLRSISVLAPSEAKIPETMADIQKILRREHKLRPDKPDDFQIRNQADFLNTLGETTQVFSMLLAGIAAVSLLVGGIGIMNIMLVSVTERTREIGIRKALGATRINILFQFLIEAVVLCLVGGTIGIAVGAGGAMAFTKVLGWTTSVGASSVGLAFGFSALVGVVFGVYPARRAAGLDPIVALRYE is encoded by the coding sequence ATGCTCTTCGGCGAGACGATCCGCGTCGCCCTCGGGGCGCTCCGCGCGAACAAGCTCCGCTCGATGCTCACGATGCTCGGCATCGTGATCGGCGTCTCCGCGGTCATCGCGGTGGTCGCCCTCGGGCGTGGCGCACAGCAGGCCGTCAACGACCGCATCTCCTCCCTCGGCACCACGCTGCTCACGGTGTCGCCGGGACAGGCGCGGTCGGGCGGGGTCATGTCCTTCGACGTGCGCTCGCGCCTCCTCCTCGAGGACGCCGACGCGCTGGTCGAGCGCGGCACCGAGATCGCCGCGGTCCAGCCCGAGATCTCGAGCAACCTGCAGGTGCAGTACCTCAACAAGAACACCGGGACGCAGATCGTCGGGACCACCGCGAACTACCCCGAGGTCCGCAAGTACGAGATCGAGTTCGGCCGCTTCTTCTCGAACGCCGAGGACATGGGCCGCCAGCGCCTCGCGGTGGTGGGGCCCACCGTGGTCACCAACCTCGGACTGCAGAGCGGCACCGCGCTCGTCGGCGAGAACATCCGCATCCGCGGCATCCAGTTCACCGTCGTCGGAGTCTACAAGTCGAAGGGGCAGGCCTCGCCGTTCAACAACCCCGACGACCAGGTGCTCATCCCCATCCAGACCGCGCGCTTCCGCGTGATGGGCAACAACCGGCTCCGCTCGATCTCCGTCCTCGCCCCGAGCGAGGCGAAGATCCCGGAGACGATGGCGGACATCCAGAAGATCCTCCGTCGCGAGCACAAGCTGCGTCCCGACAAGCCGGATGACTTCCAGATCCGCAACCAGGCCGACTTCCTCAACACCCTCGGCGAGACCACGCAGGTCTTCTCGATGCTGCTCGCCGGCATCGCCGCGGTCTCGCTCCTCGTCGGCGGCATCGGCATCATGAACATCATGCTCGTGTCGGTGACCGAGCGGACGCGCGAGATCGGCATCCGCAAGGCACTCGGCGCGACGCGCATCAACATCCTGTTCCAGTTCCTCATCGAGGCCGTCGTGCTCTGCCTCGTCGGCGGTACCATCGGCATCGCGGTGGGCGCCGGGGGGGCGATGGCCTTCACGAAGGTCCTCGGATGGACGACGAGCGTCGGGGCGTCGTCCGTGGGACTCGCATTCGGATTCTCCGCCCTCGTCGGTGTCGTATTCGGTGTGTATCCCGCGCGGCGCGCCGCCGGACTCGACCCGATCGTCGCGCTCCGATACGAGTGA
- a CDS encoding potassium transporter Kup, giving the protein MSDPQQPASVPPAPRPSMAQTTEYRPPEKHHVEEHPTGKRLAILTLTALGVVYGDIGTSPLYAIREVFKPEYGIAPTPQNVYGVLSMILWSLVLVVGVKYIVFILRADNRGEGGILAMLALLLQQDIKGWKRTTLISLGLFGAALLYGDGMITPAMSVLSATEGLSVVSTFFTPFVVPLTLIILVALFVSQRLGTAGVGRVFGPITLVWFVTIAVLGFLEILREPVILFAANPGYALRFAFTHGTAGFIVLGAVVLAVTGAEALYADMGHFGKRPIRLAWFAMVLPALLINYFGQGALVLRDPAAAENPFFLLAPRVMLYPLIALATMAAIIASQAMISGAFSLTQQCIQLGYSPRLTITHTSAKEFGQIYIPEVNWALMAGCILIVLGFRDSTSLGAAYGIAVTGTFVITTTIFTVITVTRWNWPLWRALPFFLVFLAIDGSFFGASALKILHGGWVPLTVAVVLFTMMTSWKRGREILRERIVDIALPLETFLDDLGRRSVHRVAGTAVFMTSESAGVPVVLLHHLKHNKVLHETVILLSIVTDDVPEVPRTERARIEALGQGFFRVVAHYGFMESADVKEVLQRCRDSGIAARALDTSYYLGREQLIARKGPWKKDGLSMNIVRKKLFSLMSRNARSATEYFQLPPNRVVELGTQMEF; this is encoded by the coding sequence ATGTCGGACCCACAACAGCCCGCGTCCGTCCCTCCGGCTCCGCGGCCGTCCATGGCGCAGACGACGGAGTATCGCCCGCCGGAGAAGCACCACGTCGAGGAGCACCCCACGGGGAAGCGCCTCGCGATCCTCACGCTCACGGCGCTCGGGGTCGTCTACGGGGACATCGGGACGAGCCCGCTGTACGCGATTCGAGAGGTCTTCAAACCAGAGTACGGCATAGCGCCGACGCCGCAGAACGTCTACGGCGTGCTCTCGATGATCCTCTGGTCGCTCGTGCTCGTGGTCGGCGTGAAGTACATCGTCTTCATCCTGCGCGCCGACAACCGCGGCGAGGGCGGTATCCTGGCGATGCTCGCCCTGCTGCTGCAGCAGGACATCAAGGGATGGAAGCGTACCACCCTGATCAGCCTCGGGCTGTTCGGCGCGGCGCTCCTCTACGGCGACGGCATGATCACGCCCGCGATGTCGGTGCTCTCCGCGACGGAGGGCCTCTCGGTCGTGTCGACCTTCTTCACGCCGTTCGTCGTGCCGTTGACGTTGATCATCCTCGTCGCGCTCTTCGTCTCTCAGCGCCTTGGCACCGCCGGGGTAGGCCGAGTCTTCGGCCCGATCACGCTGGTGTGGTTCGTCACGATAGCGGTACTCGGGTTCCTCGAGATCCTGCGTGAACCGGTCATCCTGTTCGCCGCGAATCCTGGATACGCATTGCGGTTCGCCTTCACGCACGGGACTGCGGGGTTCATCGTGCTCGGTGCAGTCGTCCTCGCGGTGACCGGCGCGGAGGCGCTGTATGCCGACATGGGTCACTTCGGGAAGCGCCCGATCCGGCTCGCCTGGTTCGCGATGGTGCTTCCCGCGCTCCTCATCAACTACTTCGGCCAGGGCGCGCTCGTCCTGCGCGACCCGGCGGCCGCCGAGAACCCGTTCTTCTTGCTGGCACCGCGCGTCATGCTGTACCCGCTCATCGCGCTCGCGACCATGGCCGCGATCATCGCATCGCAGGCGATGATCTCCGGCGCGTTCTCGCTCACACAGCAGTGCATCCAGCTGGGTTACAGTCCTCGCCTGACGATCACGCACACGTCAGCGAAGGAATTCGGGCAGATCTACATCCCTGAGGTGAACTGGGCGCTGATGGCCGGGTGCATCCTCATCGTCCTCGGATTCCGCGATTCGACGTCGCTCGGCGCGGCGTACGGCATAGCGGTGACCGGCACCTTCGTCATCACCACGACGATCTTCACCGTGATCACGGTGACGCGATGGAACTGGCCGCTCTGGCGCGCTCTGCCGTTCTTCCTCGTCTTCCTCGCCATCGACGGCTCCTTCTTCGGCGCGAGCGCACTGAAGATCCTGCACGGAGGCTGGGTCCCGCTGACGGTCGCCGTCGTACTATTCACGATGATGACCAGCTGGAAGCGCGGCCGCGAGATCCTGCGCGAGCGCATCGTGGACATCGCCCTCCCGCTCGAGACCTTCCTCGATGACCTCGGCCGACGGTCGGTCCACCGGGTGGCGGGCACCGCGGTCTTCATGACATCGGAGTCCGCCGGCGTCCCGGTCGTGCTCCTGCACCATCTGAAGCACAACAAGGTGCTGCACGAGACGGTGATCCTCCTCTCCATCGTCACCGACGACGTCCCCGAGGTCCCGCGGACCGAGCGTGCCCGCATCGAGGCGCTCGGTCAGGGATTCTTCCGGGTGGTCGCGCACTACGGCTTCATGGAATCGGCGGATGTGAAGGAGGTCCTCCAGCGCTGCCGCGACTCCGGCATCGCCGCGCGCGCGCTCGACACGAGCTACTACCTCGGCCGCGAACAGCTGATCGCGCGGAAGGGCCCGTGGAAGAAGGACGGCCTGAGCATGAACATCGTCCGCAAGAAGCTCTTCTCCCTCATGTCCCGCAACGCCCGCAGCGCGACGGAGTACTTCCAACTCCCCCCGAACCGCGTCGTCGAGCTCGGCACACAGATGGAGTTCTGA
- a CDS encoding carboxypeptidase-like regulatory domain-containing protein gives MLGLGTLLLSLPVAACEAQAAFARLRGVVTDVSTRAPVSGVRVVIAATGRYATTDSIGRFELKDLPSGVIRFFFTAEGFPRTSVVLAFAKGETMSQSFELDSTTTSADDSTSSRRRAQRLDPTNIIGEPSRGVRYEDFERRMKTGRGQYVTRQEIEARNYNSLGDAARGLRGVLVECGGSQGGTQGCRVRMARAGVACYPQYIVDGRPDNFFGPYVPVRDIEGLEFYTGASDVPGEFAGVDAACGVVVIWTRNGPPQTRRPVNPPPGSGLMWAGAA, from the coding sequence ATGCTCGGCCTCGGTACCCTGCTGCTCTCCCTGCCGGTGGCAGCGTGCGAGGCACAGGCGGCCTTCGCGCGCCTTCGCGGCGTCGTGACGGACGTGAGCACCCGCGCACCGGTATCCGGCGTGCGCGTCGTGATCGCCGCGACCGGTCGATACGCTACGACCGACTCCATCGGCCGCTTCGAGCTCAAGGATCTTCCCTCGGGGGTCATTCGCTTCTTCTTCACGGCGGAAGGGTTCCCGCGGACTTCCGTGGTGCTCGCCTTCGCGAAAGGTGAGACGATGTCACAGTCCTTCGAACTCGACAGCACCACGACGTCGGCCGACGATTCGACGTCGAGCAGACGACGGGCGCAGCGCCTTGATCCGACGAACATCATCGGCGAGCCGTCCCGAGGGGTTCGATATGAGGACTTCGAGCGGCGCATGAAGACCGGTCGAGGACAGTACGTCACTCGCCAGGAGATCGAAGCGAGGAACTACAATAGCCTCGGCGATGCGGCTCGCGGACTACGAGGGGTCTTGGTCGAATGCGGGGGTTCCCAAGGAGGGACGCAGGGTTGTCGTGTGCGGATGGCCCGCGCTGGGGTCGCGTGCTATCCGCAGTACATCGTCGATGGCCGACCTGACAACTTCTTCGGCCCCTATGTCCCCGTGCGTGACATCGAGGGACTCGAGTTCTATACCGGCGCGAGCGATGTCCCCGGCGAGTTCGCCGGCGTCGACGCTGCCTGCGGAGTCGTCGTGATCTGGACGCGGAACGGCCCCCCGCAGACGAGACGACCGGTCAACCCACCCCCGGGTAGCGGGCTGATGTGGGCAGGAGCTGCCTGA
- a CDS encoding SusC/RagA family TonB-linked outer membrane protein, whose translation MISSSLFRTWRARRANTQSISSASRFPMAGVRASALKQFLTAAAAIVLTAGVAVAQSVTFSGKVTTAGQPLGGASVGLVELGVGATTAVDGTYQFVVPLGQNANRGVTLRVRAIGYTPKQAPVTLAAGRIEKDFELAKDVLNLEQVVVTGVGDATSQKKTAFSVGVVDASAIKEAPSSSPVGALAGRVAGASVVTVSGQPGAAPAIRLRSATSLSGTSDPLIIVDGTITRLTLADINTEDVERMEVIKGAAASSLYGSDAANGVVQIFTKRGAQLAEGQTMFTFRNEYGQSWLPSKVPGNMAHEFELLPDGNFRLNAGGNRVQKADLIADQPYPVYYDQLGQVFRPGTYLTNYASVGQRRGNTNFNVSFHNSRESGVLGLLDGFNRQNFRVNLDQALTEELTFQAGAFYGRSHSDEGENTGIFFGLRFLEPDTDLLAPNGDGSPFNANIYRAPLSGNVVNPLYGLANSPVTRDRDRFNGTFKLTYKPLEWLTAEGNVNYEQSSQMQKTFTPKGFLNSRGLANDGGLFQQSLVARTSNIGATLTAQRSFEWFTNTTKLAYVFEDQSNNLLNASAAALAVPRVPEFGAADLGQPVRAGSNTITIRNRNVFAITTFDIMDRYIVDALVRQDASSLFGADQRTAIYNRVSAAYRLSEDLALPGVDEFKLRASYGTAGLRPGFDAQYEIFTLVGGFPRPLTVGNRALKPAYSRETEIGFNLSFLQNYTFEYSYSDKTTSDQILLAPVSRASGYTNQWKNAGTLSGATHEIALGAVLISSGDMFWRVNVTADRTRQQIDALSIAPYLAGPDATTQVFKIAPGESFGVIYGERFIRTQAQLEQTIASGNLTGTVSDYTRNEEGFFVRAADWRTLSERPLKYYTEDGETVVRIGDVNPDVNLALNSTFQWKGLSFSTLITSVVGGDIYNLTRQWPFNEQRDPVFDQRSKPVVERKPVTYYQTFYNGISPTDYFVENGSYVRLRELAVNYTLPSAWVKRPLGAIGFETARVGLVGRNLWTSTNYKGYDPDVTGTSGLQGNPFTYRVDYFTYPQFRTFTFMLELGF comes from the coding sequence GTGATCTCTTCCTCTCTCTTCCGGACCTGGCGCGCGCGCCGGGCGAACACGCAGTCGATCTCCTCAGCCTCGAGGTTCCCCATGGCGGGTGTGCGGGCGAGCGCCCTCAAGCAGTTCCTCACGGCGGCGGCGGCGATCGTGCTGACGGCCGGCGTGGCCGTGGCGCAGAGCGTCACGTTCTCCGGCAAGGTGACGACGGCCGGTCAGCCGCTCGGCGGCGCCAGCGTCGGCCTCGTCGAACTCGGCGTCGGTGCGACGACCGCGGTCGACGGCACCTACCAGTTCGTCGTGCCCCTCGGGCAGAATGCGAACCGCGGCGTCACGCTGCGCGTGCGCGCGATCGGGTACACGCCCAAGCAGGCGCCGGTGACGCTCGCGGCAGGGCGCATCGAGAAGGACTTCGAGCTCGCCAAGGACGTGCTGAACCTCGAGCAGGTCGTCGTGACCGGTGTGGGTGACGCGACGTCGCAGAAGAAGACGGCCTTCTCGGTCGGCGTGGTGGATGCGTCGGCGATCAAGGAAGCCCCCTCGTCGTCGCCCGTCGGTGCTCTCGCCGGCCGCGTGGCCGGGGCGAGCGTGGTGACGGTGTCCGGCCAGCCGGGCGCGGCCCCGGCCATCCGCCTCCGCTCGGCGACGAGTCTTTCGGGCACGTCGGATCCGCTGATCATCGTCGACGGAACGATCACCCGGCTCACCCTCGCCGACATCAACACGGAGGATGTCGAGCGGATGGAGGTGATCAAGGGTGCGGCGGCGAGTTCGCTGTACGGCTCCGACGCCGCGAATGGCGTCGTGCAGATCTTCACGAAGCGTGGCGCGCAGCTGGCCGAGGGCCAGACGATGTTCACGTTCCGCAACGAGTATGGGCAGAGCTGGTTGCCGAGCAAGGTGCCGGGGAACATGGCGCACGAGTTCGAGCTTCTTCCTGACGGCAACTTCCGCTTGAACGCGGGCGGCAACCGCGTCCAGAAGGCCGACCTGATCGCGGACCAGCCGTATCCGGTCTACTACGATCAGCTCGGCCAGGTCTTCCGCCCGGGCACCTATCTCACGAACTACGCCTCGGTCGGCCAGCGTCGTGGGAACACCAACTTCAACGTCTCGTTCCACAACAGCCGCGAGTCGGGCGTCCTCGGCCTGCTCGACGGTTTCAACCGCCAGAACTTCCGCGTCAATCTCGACCAGGCGCTCACGGAAGAGCTGACGTTCCAGGCGGGCGCGTTCTACGGCCGTTCGCACTCGGACGAAGGCGAGAACACCGGCATCTTCTTCGGCCTTCGCTTCCTCGAGCCGGACACGGACCTGCTGGCGCCGAACGGGGACGGTTCGCCGTTCAACGCCAACATCTATCGGGCGCCGCTCTCGGGCAACGTCGTGAACCCGCTGTACGGTCTGGCGAACAGCCCGGTGACGCGCGATCGCGACCGCTTCAACGGCACCTTCAAGCTGACGTACAAGCCGCTGGAGTGGCTGACGGCGGAAGGCAACGTCAACTACGAGCAGTCGTCGCAGATGCAGAAGACGTTCACGCCGAAGGGATTCCTCAACTCGCGCGGGCTGGCGAACGACGGCGGACTCTTCCAGCAGTCGTTGGTGGCGCGGACGAGCAACATCGGCGCGACGCTGACGGCGCAGCGGTCGTTCGAATGGTTCACGAACACGACGAAGCTGGCGTACGTGTTCGAGGACCAGTCGAACAATCTCCTGAATGCGTCGGCGGCCGCGCTTGCGGTGCCGCGCGTGCCTGAGTTCGGTGCGGCCGATCTCGGTCAGCCCGTGCGCGCCGGGTCGAACACGATCACGATCCGCAACCGGAACGTCTTCGCGATCACGACCTTCGACATCATGGATCGCTACATCGTCGATGCGCTCGTCCGGCAGGATGCGTCGTCGCTCTTCGGTGCCGACCAGCGGACGGCCATCTACAACCGCGTGTCCGCGGCGTACCGTCTCTCCGAGGACCTCGCGCTGCCCGGCGTCGACGAGTTCAAGCTCCGCGCCTCGTACGGAACGGCCGGACTTCGCCCGGGCTTCGATGCGCAGTACGAGATCTTCACGCTCGTGGGAGGATTCCCGCGGCCGCTGACGGTCGGCAACCGTGCGCTGAAGCCCGCGTACTCGCGCGAGACCGAGATCGGATTCAACCTCAGCTTCCTGCAGAACTACACGTTCGAGTACAGCTATTCGGACAAGACGACCAGCGACCAGATCCTCCTGGCGCCGGTCTCGCGAGCGAGCGGGTACACGAACCAGTGGAAGAACGCCGGCACGCTCTCCGGCGCGACGCATGAGATCGCGCTCGGCGCCGTGCTCATCTCGAGCGGCGACATGTTCTGGCGCGTGAACGTGACGGCGGACCGGACGCGCCAGCAGATCGACGCGCTGAGCATCGCCCCGTACCTCGCGGGCCCCGATGCGACGACGCAGGTCTTCAAGATCGCGCCCGGGGAGTCGTTCGGCGTGATCTACGGCGAGCGCTTCATCCGCACGCAGGCGCAGCTCGAGCAGACGATCGCCTCGGGCAACCTGACGGGCACCGTGTCCGATTACACGCGCAACGAAGAGGGCTTCTTCGTCCGCGCGGCGGACTGGCGCACCCTCTCCGAGCGTCCGCTCAAGTACTACACGGAGGATGGCGAGACGGTCGTCCGGATCGGCGATGTCAATCCGGATGTCAATCTCGCGCTCAACTCCACGTTCCAGTGGAAGGGACTGTCGTTCAGCACGCTCATCACTTCGGTGGTGGGGGGCGACATCTACAACCTGACCCGGCAGTGGCCGTTCAATGAGCAGCGTGACCCGGTGTTCGACCAGCGCAGCAAGCCGGTGGTCGAGCGGAAGCCGGTGACGTACTACCAGACCTTCTACAACGGCATCAGCCCGACCGACTACTTCGTCGAGAACGGCTCATATGTCCGGCTCCGCGAGCTCGCCGTGAACTACACGTTGCCGTCGGCGTGGGTGAAGCGCCCGCTCGGCGCGATCGGGTTCGAGACGGCGCGTGTCGGACTCGTCGGCCGCAACCTGTGGACGAGCACGAACTACAAGGGGTACGATCCCGACGTGACCGGCACCTCGGGCTTGCAGGGTAACCCGTTCACGTACCGCGTCGATTACTTCACCTATCCGCAGTTCAGGACCTTCACCTTCATGCTCGAGCTCGGCTTCTGA